The sequence AAGCGTATAACAAAAGAGCGCAATGTTTTAAAAAAAGGATCCTGTTCATAGGCTTGGCTTTTACCATACAATTCTTTAAAATTTTTTGGCTGTACTACGATTCTTTTTTTACTGATGGTCAACCATAAGCTGAGCTTCAGCTTGCCATGTTCTTCAAAAGAAAGAGACAATGCTTTCTCTAAAGCCTCAATGATCCTAGAATTTTGAATGGTCAGTGTTTTTTCTTGATGGATGTCATAAGGTGTCAAAAACCAATAAATTTGAAAGTAAAAGTAGCGAATTTGCAGTTCCTCACCTTTTAATTGACCGTTGCGGATTTTAAGATCAAATTCTTTTAACAACGAATTAAGCTCTTTGATTTTTCTAAATAAAGAAGACTCACTGATCATAAATTTTGTCGTAAGCTGAGCAATAGTAAATTCACGATAATGAAATAAATAATCAATCAGTTGAAACTTGATTGACGCCCGAACATAATCATCTAAAATTTTACTAATAGAAAATTGGTCTGACATATGGATGACTACCCATTGTCCATCATAAAATAGCGAACAGTCTTTTTCATATGGTTTTAAGTAATAGCCTAGTTCCTTTAAATCACTTTCAAAAGAAGCCTTTGAAACTCCTAAATAATCTAGCAACTCGGTATCCTTGACTCGACCACCAGCCAAAATTACTTTTTTTAAAATACCGACTTCCCTTGCTTCTTTTTTATCTAACAATTCTTCAATTTTCATCTGCTTCACTCCACAAACCTTCAAAACCTAATTGGTTCGTGATATCTATCACGCTAGAATAATAAGGATGGTACAAAAAATCTTTCTGATAAAATTCTTCTAAAGTCTGACCCATTTGAATGCCAAGTGCTAATGTGTTGATTTTTTCTAGAATATTAGCTTTTGAGACTAATTGTGCCCCTAAAATTTTATGACTGTCTTTTTCAAAAATAATTTTCCCACTAACTTTTTCATTTCCAGAAAATAAAGAACTTCTTTGGTGAACATGGGTAACAGAAATCGGCTGCTCATGAAACAAACCTTCTGCCTCCGTTAATCCAGTACTGGCTACATAATAATCGACCAATTTTGTACCGATCGTGCGGATCGAGCCAACGAATGGCGTCGTAGGCTCTACAAGATTTTGAGCCACAACTAATCCCGTCCTTACTGCATTATTCACCAGCGGGATATAAAATGACTCTTTAGATAAACTATAAGGCACTTGAATACAATCACCGATTGCAAAAATATCCTCTTGAGAAGTTTGCAAATACTCATTTACAAAAACAGTTTGATCCGTATGCTTTTGGATCTGTTCGTCTAAATAGCGTAAATCTGGACGGACATTCATTGCAAAAATAGCACTATCACATAACAATTGAGACTTCTTCGTTTCAATCAAAAGTGCTTTACCGGTATCTGTTACTTTTTCAACAGTCTCATTAAAATGGAAAATGACCCCTCGAGCGCTCATTTCTGCTTGTACGGGCCGGATCATTTCTTCATCAAAATACTTGAATAATAAATAATCCATCCGTTCAAACAGATGCACTTCTTTGCCTTTTTTCAGCAAAGTATCAGCCGCTTCCCCACCTATTTGGCCACCGCCGATCAATGCGACTGTATTACTATTTTCCAAACGTTCGATTGCGTTTACTACTCCTTGTAAAAATTTATATTTTAAAACCTTTTCTGAATCACTACCGAGAATTTTCTGGGACCACTGACTAGAACCTGTTGCTAAAATCAGTTTGTCAAATGACATAAAAAAGTCAGATTCTTGTTTTTCATACTTAATGATACGCTGTTTTGAATCCATACTGACGACTTCTGCGTTTAACAACAAAGAAATACCGTTATCTACTAGCTGTTCTTCTGAAATGAACTGAGCTGTTTCAATAGGACCGATCGTTTCATTGAAATACAGATTGATTCCTCCAGGCAAATAACCTATTGTTTGTTGCTTATCAATTAAATGGATTTCAGCCTTGGGATGTTTTTTTCTAATCGCTAAAGCAGCAGATACTCCCGCAAATGAAGCCCCTATAATCACGACTTTCATAGTAGAATCCTTCTTTCTAAAATAGTAAACCGTTTTCTTAAAGAATAGCATACGCAAGCTATTATCGCATAGGAAAAAGCTAATTTGTTTGAGTATTATACAAAAAAACTCGTCTACTCACTCTGTAAGAGAGCAAACGAATTTTTTAATTGTACAATTGTATTTTTAATTATCCTTCATGAACTCCTGAATCGCTTCAGCATTCTTCTGTTCATCAAGCTCGATCACGCTTCCAGATTCAGTATAATCATTAAAGTTCCATGTTCCCTCTACAGGAACTGATAATGATTTTAACGGCTTCACTTTTCCAGAAAGAAAATCTTTCGCCAAATCGATCAATAAACTTGTTGGTACATTTGTATCAATTTTCCCAACCATTTTTCCAGCAACTTGAGGTAGTTCCCATACTGGAATCAAATCTTTAGACTGCTCAACTAAAGCATCCATCACTTGTTGTTGACGTCTAATCCGACCAAAGTCACCTTCTTCATCCATCCTAAAACGAGCATACTGCAATAAACTATTCCCATGCAAAGTTTGCTTTCCTTTAAGAATGTCTACACCGTCTAAATTAATATCTTTTTCAGCATCGATTGTGACCCCTTTTGGATAAAGTTCATCAATGATGTCACTAAACTCTTTAAAATCCATTACCACATAGTAATTGATTGGTAAATCAAAGTTGGTTTTCAACACATCTTTAGTCATTTGTGCGCCGCCATATGCGTATGCTGCATTTATTTTATCTTGTCCACCATCAGGAAATGTTACATAACTATCTCTCATGATTGAAATCAATTTAGGCTGTTTCGTTTTTCCATCATAGTGAGCCACCATCAACGTATCTGAACGACCTTGATCCTCGTCATCATCTCTCGAATCATTCCCAACGACCATAACAGTTATTTGTTTATCGCTCGTTTGTTCATCTCCAGTAAAATTTTCATTTTTATTGGAAAGTTTTGATTCACTCTTTTCTTTGGCTGTTTGGAATGAAATCGCCGCATAACAGCCTACACTCACAACTACAAGTAGAATTGATAATAATGTAATCGTCACTATTTTTACAGATTTTTTCATTGTTTATTCCTTTCTAAACATAAAAATTGAATCGATTTGTTTAATCTTGACTAAAATTAGATAATTGCATTTTTTCTTAGCTAAAAGAAAAAATCCCTCACCAAGAATACTCAGCGAAGGGATCAGAATACGACGACTTAAACACATGGCATTCGCCATGAATTTGCAATTTATCTAGATCTTCTCTTCGTTGAGTTTTAGCACTATATAACGTAAAAAGCATTGCCTTTAGCTACTTTGAAAAACGCCTTAATTCGACGAATCTTGTCCTACCCGTACCTGTCTTTCGACATTTCTGAGCAGTAGCCTGTGTTTATATAGGAGCCTCACCTAACAAGTATTTAATTCATTTTAAACTATAAGCGTATCGAATCACAAAGTCAAATTAAATTTTATAAATGCTGTTCAATTTAAAACTAAGTTATTAAAATATAACTATTCTGTACCTAACACTGCAGTGAAAGTAAATTATGACAACACCTATTTTAAATGAAAAAATCTTTACATTTTCTTAAAAAATACCTATTTCGCTTTAAAAAGCAACTTTAGATAGACATTCCTCCCTTTATCTGTTTCAATGTTTAAAAGACAGAACACTTGGAGGATACGCATGGAACACTTTTTAGAAAAACAACAAGAGTACTTTTTTAATTTTTTAACCGATAGCATCGACAACTTTTTATTAGATCATTCCGACGAAACCTTTTATGCATTTGCATTAGACTGTAATATTTATGAAGAAGGTGAAATAAACCTTTGTTTTAATACTGTAGATCTTTGGCAAGAAACAACAAATTATTATGCAAGTAGAGGTCACAGCAACATACAATTAGAAGAAATGAAATACAATTCCAGTGACTGGGATGAAAATCAACGTTTTGCCTCCCTTCACCTATTTGATGATTGGGTGGAAGATGAGCAAGATATTGAAATGGTTCTTGAATGGCTTTGTCAGCAAATAATCCTCTTGACTGACAGCGAAACGTTCGAACGAATCCCAAAAACAGAAGATTTTAAGCTATTGGTTTACGATCATGACGAAACACCTTCTGACTCACAAGAAAGATTTGAAAAAATCGGAATGTCAGAACTTTTTCAAATAGAATAACAAAAAAATGCTTGTTTTTAAGGTTAAAAACAAGCATTTTTTTGTATCTAGTTTCTAAATAAAGCTATGATATCATTCGTTAAAGTAGTTTAAAAACAAAACGCCAATTCTTCCACATTAAAAAAAGCTACTAATATTTCATTCACCTTTTCCACTAATTTCTTCTCGTCCGTAATTTGATCCCTTGTTTCAATTGCCACTGCCCCATTTGTATACGTCAGAAAATCATATTCTTCTTTGAGCGTAACTTGATGATCCTCTTTTTTATATAACGTATAATCATCGATAACATCTATCTCGTATTCACGTTTGTAGCCATTTTTTAACGCTATTGCAGTTATCAAAGAATTGACTGTCAATGCTTCTAAAGGAATAACTTGTTCGTCTATCGTCAATGTATAATTTTCATCCTCAATAATTCCACAAGCATTGCAACCACCATCTAATAAATTCACTGTTTTACTAATTAATGCTTTTTTCATTCTTACAGATCCTTTCTTACGCCTCTAACTATTTCCTTATCTATTATATCAAAAATGAAGAGACAATAAAGCAACTAATTGCTATTAAACATTATGAATAACCACTACAAAAAGGACCAGTTGACGACAAGACGCAAGTTAAATTCAAACTAAAATAGACATCTCCATCCTCTACTCATGCAGAAAACAGAGATGTTTATTTATTCCACTCGTTTCTTCCTTCGCCACAAAATATACGTTTGTATCATTACCAATAAAACCAACAGTATAATCACAAAAATCAACCAAATCGGAACTTGACTGACAACCTTAGTTTCTTTATTTTCTTCATTGATTATCTTCGCTTGTTCCCTAGTAATCTCAAATTCATTCTCAAATTCCCATTTTTTCCCATCTTGATTGATTAGCGTTTTACTGATATATTTTCCAGGTTCTAACTGTCTTTTGATTGGTACTGGAAAATCCATCACAGAATCCGGTGCCATTTCCAGCGCTTCTTTTTCTAACTTGATCAAAGGAGTTTTTTTCCCTTTTTTTTGAATCGCAAATTTTAGATCCATTTTCTTTGAAATTGCTGCATTTTTATTGCGAATCGAATGAATCACTGCTATTTTTTTCCCTTGTTTGGATCTCGCTACGTTTACTGTATCCATTTCATAATCAGGTAAAACAGATGTACCCGTCTCATTCAAGACAACACCTACCACATAATGAAAGCGTTGTTTAATGGTCACATCTTTATTTTTGGTTTCACTTTCAGCTAAATTTTTAGTAAAACGCAATCCTCCTACAATAACACCATCATATCTTTCCTTTGGCATCTTCACCTGAAAACGAGCAATTTTTGTTTCATACGGCTGCAATGAAATATTCGTTTCTAAAACCTTGATCAGCGATTCAAAAGGATAAACCAACGTTTTATCTTTGATTCCTTTTACTGTATAGTCGATCATTCCCTCTTCCGTTGTCGATGCATTTATTGCATTAATTGAAACAGAAATAGGAGCATCCTCTGGATTAACCAATCTAACTTGTAACTCTTGTTCTTCTTGTGGCAACATCACTAAATCAAAATATGATTTAGTGCTATCAACTTGATTCTGCGGAATAACTGCTTGTACATAGAAACTGTTTGTTTCTTCACTTTTTTCTTGTGCAAAAGCAGTTTTTACATTCAATAAACTAACAAAAAAAATAAGTCCGGTAAAAAATAATACATGAATCCCATTTAACTTAGAACAACCACTCATCTAAATCACTCCTTAACTTAATCAGAAAAAAGAGTGGAATAAATACTACTCATCCCACTCTCTTAAATCATCCTTTGGTTCTATGGGGCATCCGCCAATGTCCAGTCAATCGTAGAGGTATGTTTACCAAGTGTTGCCATTGCAGCTGGCACATCTAGTGTCACACCTTTGCTTTCAGCATCTGGCCACGTAAACGTCCATGTTCCGGCACCTGCTCCTGCTGCTGCCGTTGCAAATGGTGTTGCAGTTGCAGCACCGCTCGTTAACTTGACTGTATTAACTGGTATTGGTGCATCCGCATCACTGTTTGTTCCTGCTTGTGTATTTTTAAAATTCAAGCTGGCGTTTGGTAAAGATGCGGTAGCAGAACTATCTTTGAACCCATTTAATTTTCCGCTAAGCTTCCAGCCTGCATTTGTTCCTCTGGCATCTGATACAACAACATTGATCGCATCAGGATTAGTGGGAATATATGAGGCATCATTGACTGAAATCGTTTGTGACGCATAGCTAATCGTAGAAACAGCTTCTAACGTTAACGCACCTGGTGTAAAAGTGACATCCAAATCAGTTGCCTTATTAATATCAGCAGCTGACGCAGATTGACCTAAAAATAATGGAGCAAAAACAACCGATAATAATAAAACTTTTGAACTAGTAATAACAAACGTTGAACTCTTCATTTTATACACCCTCTCTTTATTAGTAAAGCTTATCGTTATTTGGCACCGACAGAAACAATAATTCTACCGCTCGCTGCTGTCTCAGTACCAAGTGTTGCCGCTGTATTAAAGGTAATCGACGTACCCGCCATTAACTGACGACTAGAAATATCTAGTGAAAAAGTACCATCTGCATTAACTGGTGCTTCTTCATAAACATTTCCTGGGAATCTCACTCTAACTTTAAATTGAGTTCCTTCTGGAGGATTTGTGATTTTAACTGATCCTTTGATTAGCCCATCGCCAACAAAGATTGGCGCTACAACTGGTGTAGGGACTACATAACCTTCTAAAGACGGAACCTTGCCAACTGCAAAAACCACACTGTCACTTTCTTTCCCTTTCAACGATTGAGCATGTTCTGCAATGGTTACTAATCTTAGTGGATCACCTTCTTTTAAATTTTTATCCGCTACAGGAATCGTAAAAGTGCCATCATTTCCAATCGCTACTTTTCTCACAGACCCATCAGGAAATTGAACTTGCATAAATAATTTAGCTTCTGTTGGAACGTTCGTTAACGTAATTGAACCTGTGATAAACTTGCTTCCTTCATTTACAGTTTTAAACTGTGGTTTTGGAACCTGATAGTTCTTTAACGGATCGACAATCACTTGTTTGACTTCCGGCTCACTGACATTGGTTCGCGTACCATCACTCGCCTCAACTATTACTTTCAGTATGTCGTTTCCTTGAGGTTGATATTTACCAAATGGAACCGTAAAACTACCATCTTCATTGATTGAACCAGTTAAATTCGTGCCATCAGGTAATGTCACTTTAGCGATAAAAGTGACACCTTTTGGAACCGGCTGAGTTACATCAACACTACCACTAAGACTAGATGAACCTTCTAAAACATCACTAATCACTGGTTTTGTAACCACATAGTGTAAAAATGGATCTGCTAAGACCAGTTTGATTTCCGGTTCACTGACTTTGATCTGTTTTCCATTACTTGCTTCGACTACCACTTTTAATTGATCATTGCTTTGTGGTTCATAGTTACCAAATGGAATCGTAAAATCACCATTTTCATCAACGAAACTTGTCAGGCTTGTTCCATCAGGTAACTCAACTTTTGCTTTAAATATCACGCCATCTGGTGCTGGCTGAACGATTGCTACATTTCCAGTAAGGCTTGCTCCGCCTTCTATAACGTCTCCAACAACTGGTTTTGCGATCGTGTATTGAACAAATGGATCTGCTATTACTTGTTTGAATGTCGGATCACTGACTTTCGTGTACTTATCTACACTGGCTTCGATCACTATTTTTAGCTGGTCATTCCCTTGAGGCTTGTAGTCACCAAACGGAATCGAAAAAGTGCCATCTTCATTGACTGTTTCAGCTAAAGTTTTCCCATTAGGCAATTCGACTTTCGCTTTAAATGTCACACCTTCTGGCACTGGCTGTGTAACCACTACGCTTCCATTAAGACTCGTCACACCTTCTAAAATGTCTTCAACAACTGGTTTTGCAACTGAATAATTGACTAATGGATCTTCTTCTATTTTATCGAAATAGAGATTGATTGCATCCCCATTTGCATGAATCGTATTCAGTAATTCTAAATCAATAACAGGTTTATTGACCGCCATCGCAGTCACTTTTGCTTTTTCAGCAGTTATATCAGAAACTTTAGTGGAAAAATTAAAATCAACATCACCAAGTACATTGGCTTGCAACGCTTGTGTTAACACATCAGATGTTCCATTGGCAATTTTTCCTACTAGATCAAGCAAACCATTAACAGCTGGTTTCAATAGATCAAGAACAGGATTCAATATAGCAAGAAGTCCGGTAAATTTTAATCCAGCAACTGCTTCTTTCAGCGGATCGAACAACTTTGCGTAGGTCGTACGAACATATTGTCCTAATCCGTCCGTAAAATCGACCATCACATATTTACCATCTGGTGATAATTTGCCTTCAACTGTTGCTTGATAGCTACCTAAATCTTGAAGCGAGTTAAGCCCTTCAAAAGCCTTTTCCAACGAATCTAGTTGTAATCCTAATGGTTTCGCCAACCCAAGGAGTCTTGTTACAAGTCCCCCTACTTTTAAGACCAAATCTTTGACCACTGGAACATCTCCTGGCACGATTGGAAGTAACTTAGCGCTGGCATTAATCAAAATCGGTCCATCGATTTTCCCTCGTAATTCATCTGGAATCGCAAAAACAATAACTTTTGGTGACACTAAACCAACATCTGCAACCGCGGTTCCTTTAAATGAAAGATCTAAATCATATGTAGAATCTGCATTTTTTTCCAACTTGACGCCATCATTGATAACGGTTCCATTATTGGAAGATAACTGTGTTCCTTTTAAAATACTGACATCTGCTAAATCCGCAGCATTTACTGATTCAGTAGCATCCGCTTCATACTGACGATTGTCCCCAAAAAATAGTAGCGAATTTGGAATAACTGCAGCTGATAATAAGACTGTAGTTCCCACTAACGTAATGATAGAACGATAATTCTTTTTCATGATTGCCTCCTTTTGCTTCTAGGTTAACTCAGGTAAATACATCCGTAATACATGATTGCAATGTAAAGAATACTATCTATATAATTTTATTTCAAATAATTGGATTGTAATTTGTGTTGAAAAATATATTTAAATGGTTAAAATTACACGACGTTTTTATTCATTAAAAATGTTGTGTAAAAGGCTTGTTGTTTATTTCCAAAATTAAGAATTATTTTGATGATTTTCATTTGGAAATCCCAGTATTTTTTTCAGTTAGTTAAGTGAGAGACAACAAATCCAACTTTATTTATAGACAGGTAAATCACTTTTTGAATAAATAAAATAACAATGATTTTCTAAATAAAAATTTCATTATTTTAAATTATATATTGGAAAATAAAATGCCCTACTTAGCTTGTATACCCGTTCTTATGATAGAATAAGGCTATAGTAGCTTACTAAAAAATGGAGGGCACATTATGGACTATCAAGAAATACTTGCATTCTGGTTTGAGGAATGTGAACCTAGCCAGTGGTTTAAAAAGGACTTGGCTTTTGATGATCTTATCAAGGAAAGATTTTCAATGATCCATACCCAAGTAGCTCAAGGAGAAAAATCTATTTGGCGTAAAACCATTGAAGGACGATTGGCTGAAATTATTGTATTAGATCAATTTTCTCGAAATTTATTTAGAGGTGATCCAGAATCTTTTGCCTATGATGGCATGGCTTTGGTTTTAACACAAGAAGCGATCGCTACAGACGACTTGGACCAATTGACATCTCAGCAACGATCCTTTCTATTTATGCCGTTAATGCATTCTGAATCTTTAATTATTCACGAAGAAGCATTAAAACGCTTTGCTGAAAAAGGCATGGAGCACAATCTTGAGTTTGAAAACAAACACCGTGATATTTTAGTTCGTTTTGGCCGTTATCCACATCGCAATACACTATTGGGTAGATGTTCAACAGAAGAAGAAATCACCTTTTTAAAAGAACCAGGCTCTTCATTTTAATAAAAATAAAAAGTGAGCCTGAAACAAAACTAAAAACAGTTTTGTTTCAGGCTCCAAATCCGAAAAAACAGATTATAGATATTTTTCACATTTTAATCAAATTTATCCAAATCCAAACATTTAATTTTGAAGTTATTTATTTGACATCCTCCATCATTTAAATAACCAAGAACAGAATAATTCACTCTAAAAATATCATTCGTTTTATCTGAGCTTTTTTTTGATAACATCATCTAAACAATTCTTTTTCAAAAAATGCTGCCACAACATCCATCATTTCACCTTTGACTAAGTGCCCTTCACCTTCGCCTGTAATGAACTGACTATTCTCAGCATAAGACTCACCTTCGATCATTTGATAAAATTCCGCCATATCTTCATAAGGAATTTTAGGATCTTTTGTTCCATGCCAAAATAAAACCGGACGCTGCGCTAACTTTTCTGGCGCTTCTGAAAGATCATACTTAGCTACCCAGCTAAGTAATAAAGGTAAATCACGTGGCACAAAAAAGTCCATTTCCGCTGATCGTTCCATCACTCGTTCAATATAGCGCTGTGGGGCTGGTGTTCCCATCATGCACGCTGCTGTTTTGATTTCTGGATGTTGGGTTAGTAAAGCGCATGTCGTGATACCTCCCATTGAAACACCGCCAACACCGATTTTTCCTGAATCAATCAACTCTTGTTTCTCAAAGTGACGCACCAACTGTGTAAACTCAATAATATTATATTGAATACTCGACCAAAATGTCACTGAAGGTATCGGCGATATCGGGCCTGTTTTTCGTTCCCCATGATTCATTGCATCAGGTAAAATCACACGTATTCCTTTTTTCGCTAATTTCCTAGCCTGAGTCAGTGATAATTCCTTCGCCGATTGCCAGCCATGATAATAAATAACTAAGGGTAACGTGCTATTTTTATGTTTTTCTGGAACAACTTCCAAAACTGGAATTTTCTTTATATATCGATGTCTAATACTAATTTTCATGTTGCTCACTCCTAAAAGACAATTATTCTTTGTTTAAGTATACACCCTAAACAAAAATTCACTGCTGTTTTAGCCTTAGCTATTAAATAGAATAAAAAAACAAAACACGTTATTGTCTATTTCTTTTCAAAACTCTTCTTCTTTTTCGTCTCTTTAAAAGGACTCTTAATCGTAATAATGTTAGCAGTATCACGATGATACCTAACATTCGACTAAAAATAACTACAACTAATTTAGGAAGATCGTTTTCATTTTTGTTGACCTGATAACTTTCTTCAATTGCCTTCAGATCATCCGGTTTAACAGGATAACGTGTACTTCCTAGTTTTTCAATATCACTTGCATCTGCATAATTTCCTAAGCCATCACTTGCCCTAAGATACATTTCTCCTTGGATACCTTCTCGATTTAAATCAATACTAAATAAGCCATTTTTATCCGCCGAAGTTTCCTGATAGTGGTACTCCTTATTATCTGTATAAAAAAGTTCGATTTGATAAGTATTTTTTGATGCAGGCATTTTAATTTCACCAGATATCGTTTTATTTTCTTTATTAAAATTGATTTCTGAAAAGAAGGTTGTTGGCTTATCACTACTAACTAGATATGGAACATTTTTGTAATGATAAATAACACCATCTTCAGAAGTAAAGCATAAGTCGGTTGAATAAATCCCTATTTTATCTGTTTGGACTGGATCGTTTTCATAGTACATATCTTTGATCTTGATCTTATCTCGATAAAAAATCGTTGCGATAAACCCACCATACTCATTCGTTGGACCATTCAATACAAAACTTGCAAAACTTACATAGGGCCTATTTTTGAAGGGAAACTCCAAATAAACCTCTTCTTTTTCCTTTTTAATACTTGTTGTTTTACCATTTAAAACTTGTTTTCGAGCATAGTGACGCGACAATTCATTTGAAGCATCATAACTTGATTCAGTAGAAGACTCCCCAATATCTTCTCCATAGCAACTCGTAGGTAAAAATAAAAACAACAAGTTAACAACCAACACCATTTTTTTCATAAAAAACTCCTCTAACAACTTCATAACATAAATGACATATTGCACACGTCATTTAGAGATTTTTAAATTATTCTTAACTATTAGCTATTAAAT is a genomic window of Enterococcus haemoperoxidus ATCC BAA-382 containing:
- a CDS encoding alpha/beta fold hydrolase, yielding MKISIRHRYIKKIPVLEVVPEKHKNSTLPLVIYYHGWQSAKELSLTQARKLAKKGIRVILPDAMNHGERKTGPISPIPSVTFWSSIQYNIIEFTQLVRHFEKQELIDSGKIGVGGVSMGGITTCALLTQHPEIKTAACMMGTPAPQRYIERVMERSAEMDFFVPRDLPLLLSWVAKYDLSEAPEKLAQRPVLFWHGTKDPKIPYEDMAEFYQMIEGESYAENSQFITGEGEGHLVKGEMMDVVAAFFEKELFR